Part of the Yersinia hibernica genome, CCGGCTCAGGGGCGCAGCTCTATCGCTGTAACCAATGCCTGAAGACCTTCCAGCTCAGCTATCGCTACAACGGAGCTAAACCCGAAACCCATCAGGCCATCGTTGATATGGCGATGAACGGCTCCGGATGCCGCGATACAGCACGGGTTCTACGGATAAGCCTCAATACCGTTCTGCGTCATCTAAAAAACTTACGCCGCACCAGGTAGCGCAAAACGTAGAGCCTAGCGCAGAGGTGGTTATCTGCTGTGAAGCCGATGAGCAGTGGTCATATGTCCGCTGTAAAGGCAATCAACGCTGGCTGTTTTATGCCTATGACCGCATCCGAAAGCGCGTTATCGCCCATGTATTTGGCCCGCGAAATGCTTTGACATTAAAGCGTCTTCTGGTTTTGCTGAGCCAGTTTAGCATTGCCTTCTACATGACCGATGCCTGGCCGGTATACCGCACTTTATTGTCCTCAACCAGTCATGTTATCAGCAAGAAATACACCCAGAGGATAGAGCGACATAATCTGAACTTGCGAACCCATCTCAAACGGTTAGCCCGCAAGACTATCTGCTTCTCAAAATCAGAAGAAATGCACGATAAGATCATCGGATGGTATCTGACAATTAACCATTACCACTAAATCTGCGGCACGACCGAATATTGTACTGACGTTTTAACAACTGTGTCTGATTGCAATATCGTCTTCAGTTCATCTTGGGTGACAGTAAAATGTGATTTATTAGCTCCCCACTCACCACCATGTTTCTTCCAGGCATATTCCAATCCTGAGCCTGTAGAACCATCCCCAACTCTGAGGTTAACTCTCGACTGAACAATTGAACCTTTCCAGATTGGCTGCGCTGAGATCTCATCACTGGCCTTGTTAATCAGCTTAGATGCTTCTGTAACATCACCTTTCTTCAGCGCCGATTCCGCTGCTTTAATCGCCTTGCCCGCGGCATCGCCAACACCTGGTATAATACTTATCGCGACAACAAGGTAATCCAATGCACTTTGGGCTTCCGCAAGGCTTTTGATATCGCCGATGATAGGAACGAAGTCTATTCCAAATTCAGCAAATCCCTTCAGCAATTCATCACGATGTTCACTTATCTTCGCTGAACAAGCCTCTGCACTTAACCCGGCGCAGTTCTGCGCCTTGAACTCTTCAACTGCGGCAACCAACTCTTTCTGCGCATTTTGATATTTCTGTTCCTGCGATACACCAGCGGTTTTATTATCAATAATGTCATGGAGTGCATTATTCTCAACCGCATTTTTCCCAGCCTGCGCACCCGCAACCGTATCAGCGGTGCTGTCACCGGTCAAGCCACCCGCCAGCCCTGCTGCCAGTGTTGCCAGTGCACTGACCGTCTGTTTCTGGTCTTCCGAGAGAGTGTTTTTGTCCCAGCCCATTGCCGCGATGATAATCGGTGCCATCAGTTCTGCCGTCGCCGCACCCGCAGCGCCTGCCAATGCACTGTTACCACTGGCATAGGCAGTGACTGCACCCAGCACGGCGTGTGCCATGGCATTGGCGGCCTGATTATCGCCGGTGCTTTTCTTAATCACTTCTGCCAGATACGGTGCTGAAGCGCCCGCCAGTGCCTGCGCCATGTTACCGCCCGCTAGCCCCTGTATCGCTGCCGTTGCTGCTTGAATGCCTTGTTGCAGGGCACTGCCAGTACCGTAAGGCGCCATGGCGGTATTGCGTATCTGGTTGGTCAGTTGTTCTTCCGTTGGCGTCAGAATACCTTTTTGAGCCAGCGCTTCTTTTGCCGCCTGAATAGCTTCTGGGTCTTTCAGCGCTTTTTCTTCCGCTATTCTGCCCTGAGTGCGAACAATATCGCTGACCTGACCACCAATCTCGCCAATAAGCTGCGCTTCCCGCAGCCGGTTTTGCTCTTTCTCTTTATCAAAGATAGGGCCGATACTGCCGTTGGCGTTGTCGGTATCGCGACTCAGGTCATCGACATTCTGCTGCTGTTTATCGGTATCGCGAATAGTGATAGTGCCATCAGCGATGGCTGCTTGCGTCGTGCCCTCGGCATGACCATCATTGCCCAGACCCGACAGCACCACGCCGCCCAGATTACTCAGCAGGTCAGACCCCACCGGGCCACCGGTGCTCAGGCTTCCGCCCTGATGCTCGGCCTTGAAATCAGCTTTGTTTTCGATGTTACTGAAGCCCAGCGTACCGGTATCCAGACTGTTTTTGCTCTTGTCGGCGGTGCTGGCAATCACGGCACCATCCAACTGGGTATGTTCACCAACGGTGATATCAAAGCCACCTTTGCCTGCGAAGATACCGGTCTGCTCCTGCACCGAGTCATAATTACTGTGCAGCCAAGCGACCATTACTTTCTTCACTGGCATCTTTGGCGGTGGTCACCGCGGTGTTCAGTGCGCTGCCGACTGCGCCAGACAGGGCCAGCGTCAGGCCGCTACTTTTTTGCTCGATGCTGTGGGTTTGGCTACTTTGGTTAAAGCGATCGCCTACACGCTGAAACGACGGGCCACGCTCAGCCGGTTCCTGAAGGATGGCGGGTTGCCACTGGACAACAATCGCTGCGAGAGGGCCATCAGGCCGGTGGTGATGGGGCGTTCAAACTGGCTCTTCGCAGGTTCGTTTGCAGCGGGTGAGCGCGCAGCCAGAATCATGAGTCTGCTGGAAACGCCCAAGATGAACGGTCTTGAGCCGCATGCCTGGCTGACGGATGTTCTGCAACGGTTACCGGGATGGCCGGAAGATAATCTGGATGCGTTGCTACCTATGCAGGGGTTCACCTTCGGGGAGAGAGACTCCTGACAGAGAGCCCGATGTCCGCACTAAGGACTTGCGCACCTGACAACGTAAATAGCGGCAAGCAGCGTCTCACCTAGCTTCAGAGCCCTTACACAACTGACTCCGTTCCTGCGTCACAGGCGCAAAACACCTTACTCAGAACTTCACCACCTGACGAGCGCTTCCCGAGGAAAGCTGAAGCCGACCTCATAGGGCATGTCAATATGAGGTCACCGGATGCTTACCCTAATACACTGATTTTAAATGTTAATCAGCAAAAAGTTGGTTTTGCATGGGGTGTGGGGATTTGGGGATTTTGAGGTGAGAAGCAGGCTATCGTTAAATAGCCTGCCGGGAAGGATTAACTTATTTCTGCTAGAGTTGCGGAGCAAAAAAATCCCACCAACTATGGGCGGGATTTTCGTTATTTCAAAATATAGTCAAACTTCTCATCCCAGTTAAATAGAATATCTTGTTGTTTTGTTTGTTCGAAGATTTGAACAATTTTATCAAAGCATTCACCAAGACATCTTTTTGATTGCTCAGAGTTTAGCCAAACTATCGTTACTGGCCTTTCTACGTCATTACTTAGACGATCCCTGAGAGCATCAAGATTCTTCCCATAATAAGGGCCAAAATCTAATAACGTGGACATAACCTTATGGAAGTCAGGCTCAGTTTCTACGCTCGCCCCATCTAAAATTACTTCATTCATACTCACTTCCATTTGCCTATTGAAGTCGCGGTTTCATAGTGATCTGTCGTGATATATAGCAAACCATCATTTGAATACAATAGCCTTGTTCCTGGTTGATTGCTTCTCGATATAGTATTATTTAATCCTATATCCGCTTCTTGCCACACTCTTCCTGGTGCAGAAGGCAGTAAGTTAGTCGAGTTTTCAAAGATATCGCCCCCCAACTGACCTCCAGGATTCGTATTATTTAATGCCTTTCCTGGCTTCCACCCATTAGCCGCAGCTTGTACTTTATTTACATAGTTTTGAGGCAATTGAATCGCCACTGATAATCTAGACACTTCCGAGCCGTTGATAATACTGGTTTTCATATTCTGTCGGTGACATCTGATCGCTAGAACCATGCCGACGCTTACTGTTATAAAACATTTCGATGTAATCAAAAATATCGCTGCGGGCTTCTTCCCGCGTTCCGTAGATCTTTTTCTTTATCCGCTCGCGTTTCAATAATTGGAAAAAGCTTTCTGCAACCGCATTATCGTGGCAGTTACCGCGACGGCTCATACTGCCCTCCAGGCCGTGTGATTTCAGGAACGACTGCCACTCATGGCTTGTGTACTGACTGCCCTGATCCGAGTGAACCAGCACCTGTTTTTGGGGATTACGCCGCCATACAGCCATCAGCAGTGCGTTCAGGACAATGTCCTTTGTCATCCGGGATTGCATGGACCAGCCGATAATTTTGCGTGAGAACAGATCAACAACCACGGCAAGATACAGCCAGCCTTCGTGGGTCCTAATGTAGGTTATGTCCGTTACCCAACGCTCATCCGGAGCATCCGGATTGAACTGCCGCTGGAGCCTGTTGGGCGACACGATACTGGCCTCGCCTTTACGTGCCCGCGGGCTCCGGTATCCGACCTGAGCCTTTATCCCGACACGTTTCATCAGTCGCCAGACTCTGTTGACTCCGCACTGTTGCCCGCAGTCCCGCAGTCCCGCAGTCCCGCAGATCCAGATGGATCTTGCGATAACCATAGACGCATCCCGATTCCAGCCAGAACTGTTTTATCTGTCCTGTCAGTCTCAGGTCTGCCTGATGACGTTGTGAATGCGGCTGCTGAAGCCAGGCGTAAAAGCCACTGGGATGAACATCCAGCACCCGACAGAGCAGGCGAACAGGCCAGCAAAAGGTGTTGTCACGGATAAAGGCGTACCTCAGTCGGACAGCTTTGCGAAGTACGCCGCGGCTTTTTTTAATATGTCCCGTTCGTCGGTAACCCGCTTCAGCTCTTTCTGGAGACGGCGGATCTCGGCCTGAGCATCTGACTGTTCTTTATTAGTGGAAGAATCCGGACCGTACTTCTTTATCCAGGCGTAAAGGCTGTGGGTGGTGATATCGAGACGTATTGCAACGCTGGAAACAGAATGACCACGATCAACAACCTGTTTGACTGCTTCAATTTTAAACTCTTCGGGATAACGCTTACCGCTCATGGGCACCTCTCTTTAAGCCATCTTAAATGACTCTGAGGTGTCTGTTAAACCCGTGGCGATTCAGTATTAATTATGCAAAACAATGCAAGAATACACATCAGTAAATAAAATAACGCGCCAGAGAATATATAAATTATTATCGGCGGCGACTGGCTCACCGAGTCCGGCATCACCAACGCTGAACAACTGCAACTCACCGCCGCACCGGGGATTATTCGGGTGCAGCGGGGGGAAGAGGAAGGATTTAGGGCTTAAAAGCAATGTCCCGGCCAGTTGGCCGGGACATTTCATCTAATACACTTAAAGGTACTCTTTGGGGATACTTATTAACTGTTCATCTAACAACCAATTCTCTGGTTTAGATTTAGCGATGTTCCATTTAGCCCCACTAGTAAGCCACTTCTCTCTATATCGTTTTATCCCTGTTAACGTTGCATCCTCATAGCCAAATTCAACGCCACAACAATCACATATATTAAAAGTCGGATTCTTTCCATCATCTCCCCAAGGAGGATCTGACTGTTCAGCTCCACAGACTCGACATACATAAAACTCATTTTTACTGTGCATTAAAATAGTCCAGATTTGTTTCATAACCATGATCCGCCGGATTAGGTTTGAACATAGTCCGAGGAACGTTATCAGTTCTTTTTACTGCAAATGTGTTCGTAGCAGGATTGTAATATACAGTTTCCCCATTAGGTCGAACTTTGACCAAGGTTCCCGGTGGAGGATTGTTTACAAAGTCATGCGCAGCCTCTACATATTGCTTTGAGTTCTGAAGTTCAGGGAATTCCTGCTTATGCTTATCCCAGTGCCCATAAGCATTTGAGACTGGATCATTTTTCTTGGTTTCAGACCATATTTGAACGTCTTTAGCTTTTGAAGATACCTGTTGACTGCCTTCATTAATCAGCCTAGACGCTTCAGCAAGGTCGCCCTTCTTCAGTGCTGCTTCTGCTGCCTTGATCGCTTTACCCGCGATATCACCTGCACCAGGAATAAACCCTATCGTCGCAATCAAGTAATCCAATGCACTCTGGGCTTCCGCAAGGCTTTTGATATCTCCGATAATGGGAACGAAGTCTATCCCAAAACCCGTAAATCCTTTCAGCAGTTCGTCGCTATTGGCCTGCATCTTGGCTGAACACGCTTCTGCACTTATTCCGGCACAATTATGCGCCTTGAACTCCTCGACAGCAGCAACCAGCTCTTTCTGCGCATTCTGGTATTTTTCAGCCTGTGATACACCAGAAACATTCTGATCAATGATCTCGCGTAGCGCATTATTCTCCACCGCATTTTTCCCGGTCTGCGCACCCGCAACCGTATCAGCGGTGCTATCACCGGTCAAGCCACCCGCTAGTCCTGCTGCCAGTGTTGCCAGTGCACTGACCGTCTGTTTCTGGTCTTCCGAGAGAGTGTTCTTATCCCAGCCCATCGCCGCGATAATCACCGGTGCCATCAGTTCTGCCGTCGCCGCACCCGCTGCACCCGCCAGTGCATTGTTACCACTGGCATACGCTGTTACCGCACCCAATACCGCGTGCGCCATGGCGTTGGCTGCCTGATTATCCCCTGTACCGGCCTTTATCACTTCCGCCAGATACGGTGCCGAGGCGCCGGTCAGTGCTTGCGCCATATTGCCACCCGCCAGTCCCTGTATTGCCGCAGTAGCCGCCTGCATCGCACGCTGCACCGAGCCGCCTGTTCCCAGACCTGACTCGTTAAATGCCTGATTGTAAGCAGTTTGGTATATCTGGTTATTGATATCTTCAGCGGTAGCTACTTTGCCCGGATTGGCTTTTTCCCACTGTTCTTTTGCTGCCGTAATATCTTCAGGCCTGACGTCCTTCATCTTCTCGTTAGCCGCATTGGTCGCAATAATCTTGCCCTGCGTGCGCGCAATATCCATCGCCTGACCGCCAATCTCGCCAATCAACTGGGCTTCCCGCAGGCGGTTTTGCTCTTTCTCTTTATCAAATATCGGGCCGATGCTGCCGTTGGCATTCTCGGTGTCACGACTCAGGTCCTCAACATTCTGCTGCTGTTTATCCTGGTCACGGAGGGTGATAGTGCCATCCGCGATTGCCGACTGAGTGGTGCCCTCGGCATGGCCATCATTACTCAGACCTGACAGCACCACGCCACCCAAATTACTCAGCAAGTCAGACCCGACCGGGCCACCGGTACTCAGGCTGCCGCCCTGATGTTCGGCCTTGAAATCGGCCTTATTCTCGATATCACTGAAACCCAGTGTGCCGGTATCCAGGCTGTTTTTGCTCTTGTCGGCGGTGCTGGCAATCACGGCACCATCTAACTGGGTATGTTCACCGACCGTGATATCAAAGCCGCCTTTGCCTGCAAAGATGCCGGTCTGCTCCTGCACCGAATCATAATTGCTGTGCAGCTTGTCCTTACTCATGCTCAGGTTGGCAGAGCCACCGCCGCCGACCACTGCCACGCTGACACCACCGCTGGTACTGGTCTGCTTCGCATCATAGTTATCGCTGTCTTGCTGGCTTTGCAGCAGCAGGTCACGGCCGACATCCACCTTGACGGTTTCACCGCCCGCCTGAGCGCCCACCAGTGAGGTATCGCGGCCACTGTGCAACGATAGCGTGCCACCGGTGTCGACCTGGGTTTCCGTCCAGAAGGTGCCGTCTCCGTGCTCATTGCCCTGACCCTTGTTGGCGTTAGCAAAGATGCTCAGACCACCGCCAGAGCTACCGAACCCCAGACTGACACCCACACTGCCGCCGCTGCTGCTGTTACTGCCGTCAGTTTTTTGTGTATTGGCCGCGCCGAGTAGCAACACATCACGAGCCGCATCCAGAGTGGTATCGCCACCGGCTTTGAGTTGGCTGCCCTGCACCACGATATCGCCGTTCGTTGGGTTGCCATCACCGGTTGCGTTGATGGTTAGATTATTGCCCGCCGTCAGGGTCGAACCGGTCACGCTGGTCTGTTCCTGATGCTGCTGTGAGGAGGATTTTTGTGAGCCTAATGAGGCGCTGACGCCGAACATGCTGGTGGCATCGCCTCCCTGCGCCTGCACCAACTGCCCGCCTTGCACCGCCTGTACACCACTCAGCGCCGCTTTGACACCTTGCAATGCCGCCAGTCGGCCATTGCTTTCTTCACTGGCATCTTTGGCGGTGGTCACCGCGGTGTTCAGGGCGCTGCCGACTGCGCCAGACAGGGCTAGTGTCAGGCCGCTCGATTTTTGCTCGACACTGTGGGTTTGGCTACTTTGGTTCTCTGCCGCCAGAATACTGACGTTTTTCCCGGTCAGATTGATATCTTTACCGGCTAACACATCAGAACCTTTTACCGTCAGGTCTTCACCGGCAGTCATGTTGACATTGCCCAGTACGCTGCCGACGGTGCTGCCGACATTGGAAATTGATTGACCGGTGTCGGTGACTTTGGTGCTGTTGCTGCCGACCGTGACCCCAATACCGCCGGTGCTCATCAGGCCAGATTTTTTCTGCTCATACAGGTGAGACTCGCTTTCACTCTGCTGCGCGGTGCCGACGATAATGTTCTCTTGCGCCCGCAGATTGATATCGTTGTCGGCCACCACATTACTGCCAATGACCGCGATATTTTTACCACTGACATCGATAGAGCCGGCTGACAGCATGGAGCCAATCGCCAGCGTCTGGCTAATACTGTCTTCGGTGCGGGTGGTGGTGCTGGAGGCCAGTCCTTTTTTCGTGCCGGTATGATTGCGCTGCTCGTCATGCTGCTCAGTCTGGGTGGTGAGGGTGATATCGCCGCCCGCCGCCAGTTTTAGCGCGCCATCGGTTTGTATGCCACTGGCACTGATATTGATGTCTTTTACCGCATTAAGATTAATATCGCCCGTGGCATTCAACTGGCTGCCACGCAGGGTTTCATCATAGAGTTCCACTGAGCTGGCATGGCGCTTGCTCGAAGATTCACCGGTCACTTGCAGGCTGTCCGCTGCGGCACTCAGGTTGATATTTTGTGCCTGCACATCAATAGTATCGGCATTAATATTGGCCCCCACGGCGGTCAGATTGTTGACGTTAGCGGTCAGCGCACCGCCAACATTCACTTCGCTGCCCAGATGGCGGATATGTTCACTGGTCGAGCTGCTACGGCCAGAATTCGCCGTTATCTGGTCGCGGGTCTCCACTGTATTGAGTAGCCAGTCGCCGCCGGTATTGACCTGCAAATCCTGGCCGACATTGAGGCCAGCGCCTTGCATGATAAAGTCACGTTCAGTATTGATAACCGCGTTGTTACTGACATTGATGCTCGCCAGCGGCCCCAGCACGGTTTGGTTGCGCTGGACAGCCCCATTATCGCTGCTGAGTTGCTCACTGGCGGTGCGCAAAATGATATCGCGGCCGCTGTCCAGTTGCAGGTTGGTGGCAGTTAATCGGCTGCCGGTCAGGTCAATATCACTGTTCAGTGTACTGAGTAACATATTGCCACCGGCCTGAAGTAAGCCGCCACGGTTATTGAGTGTGATGTCTTGCGCCATGCTGAGGTTCAGGTTATTGGTGGCGATCATCGCCCCTGAGTTATTGAACCCCTGCATATCGGTTAACGTGATATTCTCTGCTGCAATCAATGATCCGTTAGCCTGTAGGTCACCCGGCTTCACGCCCGCCAAATAGACCACCGGCACCAGCACGGTTTGCCCGGCGACTTCACGGCTTTCCATCAGCACGATATTGGTGGTTAATGCCGCCATTTGTTCAGCACTGAGGTGAGTACCAAGGGCAATATTGAACGCTTTGCTGTACTCCAGGCCCGCCGCAAAGAGTGCTTCGAACTGTTCCTGCGCACTACGGTAATCATTGGCCACAGCCTGGCCGGTCAACGCCAGCACCTGGTCGCGTACTAAACGCTGTTCATAGGCGTTATCTCCCAACCGTTTGAATATCACATTCGGGTCATTATTCAATTGCTGGAGAAGGTAGTCTGATCCGCGCCAGTTATTCAGGTTGGCAAAGGCAGGATTCGTTTCTATCAGATACTGGCTGTTGACGGTGTAGTCAGTACTGAACTGATACAGCCCACCATTAGGTTGTGTCAGGGAGATACCGTTAAATTCGACAGCCAGATCTTTGCCAGTATTGCTGCTCCCTCCGGGAGGCGTAACAGCACCGGGGTTGGCCCCATTATTGATAGTGCTCCCGCTGCCACTGATGGTTTTTGCGGTGAGGCTGGAGGCGTATTGGTTGGTCGCCTGTTCACTCACCTCCGGACCCCAAGCGGTACCCCATAAATCACCTT contains:
- a CDS encoding IS1 family transposase (programmed frameshift), whose translation is MAKIDVVCPRCSETHGVIRNGHSGSGAQLYRCNQCLKTFQLSYRYNGAKPETHQAIVDMAMNGSGCRDTARVLRISLNTVLRHLKNFTPHQVAQNVEPSAEVVICCEADEQWSYVRCKGNQRWLFYAYDRIRKRVIAHVFGPRNALTLKRLLVLLSQFSIAFYMTDAWPVYRTLLSSTSHVISKKYTQRIERHNLNLRTHLKRLARKTICFSKSEEMHDKIIGWYLTINHYH
- a CDS encoding VENN motif pre-toxin domain-containing protein yields the protein MKKVMVAWLHSNYDSVQEQTGIFAGKGGFDITVGEHTQLDGAVIASTADKSKNSLDTGTLGFSNIENKADFKAEHQGGSLSTGGPVGSDLLSNLGGVVLSGLGNDGHAEGTTQAAIADGTITIRDTDKQQQNVDDLSRDTDNANGSIGPIFDKEKEQNRLREAQLIGEIGGQVSDIVRTQGRIAEEKALKDPEAIQAAKEALAQKGILTPTEEQLTNQIRNTAMAPYGTGSALQQGIQAATAAIQGLAGGNMAQALAGASAPYLAEVIKKSTGDNQAANAMAHAVLGAVTAYASGNSALAGAAGAATAELMAPIIIAAMGWDKNTLSEDQKQTVSALATLAAGLAGGLTGDSTADTVAGAQAGKNAVENNALHDIIDNKTAGVSQEQKYQNAQKELVAAVEEFKAQNCAGLSAEACSAKISEHRDELLKGFAEFGIDFVPIIGDIKSLAEAQSALDYLVVAISIIPGVGDAAGKAIKAAESALKKGDVTEASKLINKASDEISAQPIWKGSIVQSRVNLRVGDGSTGSGLEYAWKKHGGEWGANKSHFTVTQDELKTILQSDTVVKTSVQYSVVPQI
- a CDS encoding barstar family protein; the encoded protein is MNEVILDGASVETEPDFHKVMSTLLDFGPYYGKNLDALRDRLSNDVERPVTIVWLNSEQSKRCLGECFDKIVQIFEQTKQQDILFNWDEKFDYILK
- a CDS encoding ribonuclease domain-containing protein; the protein is MKTSIINGSEVSRLSVAIQLPQNYVNKVQAAANGWKPGKALNNTNPGGQLGGDIFENSTNLLPSAPGRVWQEADIGLNNTISRSNQPGTRLLYSNDGLLYITTDHYETATSIGKWK
- a CDS encoding hemagglutinin repeat-containing protein, with protein sequence MNKNLYRIVFNKARGLLMVVADIAASGRAASSPSSGVGHTQSRRISSLSTLSFSLLLALGCVSLSVQANIVADTSAPGNQQPTIINSANGTPQVNIQTPSSGGVSRNVYSQFDVDNRGVILNNGHGPNQTQIAGVVDGNPWLARGEASVILNEVNSRDPSKLNGYIEVAGRKAQVVIANPAGITCEGCGFINANRATLTTGQVQLNNGQLTGYDVERGEIVIQGNGLDSSRQDHTDLIARSVKVNAGIWAKELNVTTGRNQVDAAHQAINAKASDGSPRPTVAVDVASLGGMYAGKIRLIGTESGVGVRNAGKIGASAGDITITADGMLVNSGQINSAQQLTVKTTGEIENAGVLYAQGNTQLTTAGKLSNTGTLAAAGDTSLRAAEVNSSRHSVLGAGVKSDNSRITSGTLRVEASGKLLAQGKNISGTAQHFTGQSLDLSGSQTQSSDLALTAQGGDIDLTGADLSANQLSASTALMLRTDSARLVAEQMTLDTHSLSNVGGVIAQTGATDFNLNLAGALDNRGGTLLSKGNIAINAQRLDSDRSSLLGAGVQSDGRLMDAGNLKVTTRQELIAQGQTIAAGAMTLAGSRVDLSDSYTQAREINITATQGDISTQRANITSLGALTINANTNAGQTLDNQSGTLAANTMSLNLGQLDNHAGKITASEDLSIQLQSDFSHLADSILQAGRDLTLNTRGSFTNDGQILSGGQLSTDSNSLLNNGNIIAAQASLTTAGALVNNGQILTSGQLNTDVNTLFNTGTIISAQATLKARERITNSGPNALIGATDENGTLALLAPVIENSDTVTDTDTAPTTTILGMGNVILAGVLDSNGLYQQAAQVLNISGLIESGKDLLVYANTLTNRRHILTANSDFVVADTVNGSAYWTEDNPDIPGGRYAEPPHGGSMNSDYIGTDYTSTIAYNSIDNISPEAQLLAGGNLTAQVGTLENYWSKVSAQGEIDLTGVTVQQDGWGNAQRLIERTTSTGVWRYRTYKGDLWGTAWGPEVSEQATNQYASSLTAKTISGSGSTINNGANPGAVTPPGGSSNTGKDLAVEFNGISLTQPNGGLYQFSTDYTVNSQYLIETNPAFANLNNWRGSDYLLQQLNNDPNVIFKRLGDNAYEQRLVRDQVLALTGQAVANDYRSAQEQFEALFAAGLEYSKAFNIALGTHLSAEQMAALTTNIVLMESREVAGQTVLVPVVYLAGVKPGDLQANGSLIAAENITLTDMQGFNNSGAMIATNNLNLSMAQDITLNNRGGLLQAGGNMLLSTLNSDIDLTGSRLTATNLQLDSGRDIILRTASEQLSSDNGAVQRNQTVLGPLASINVSNNAVINTERDFIMQGAGLNVGQDLQVNTGGDWLLNTVETRDQITANSGRSSSTSEHIRHLGSEVNVGGALTANVNNLTAVGANINADTIDVQAQNINLSAAADSLQVTGESSSKRHASSVELYDETLRGSQLNATGDINLNAVKDINISASGIQTDGALKLAAGGDITLTTQTEQHDEQRNHTGTKKGLASSTTTRTEDSISQTLAIGSMLSAGSIDVSGKNIAVIGSNVVADNDINLRAQENIIVGTAQQSESESHLYEQKKSGLMSTGGIGVTVGSNSTKVTDTGQSISNVGSTVGSVLGNVNMTAGEDLTVKGSDVLAGKDINLTGKNVSILAAENQSSQTHSVEQKSSGLTLALSGAVGSALNTAVTTAKDASEESNGRLAALQGVKAALSGVQAVQGGQLVQAQGGDATSMFGVSASLGSQKSSSQQHQEQTSVTGSTLTAGNNLTINATGDGNPTNGDIVVQGSQLKAGGDTTLDAARDVLLLGAANTQKTDGSNSSSGGSVGVSLGFGSSGGGLSIFANANKGQGNEHGDGTFWTETQVDTGGTLSLHSGRDTSLVGAQAGGETVKVDVGRDLLLQSQQDSDNYDAKQTSTSGGVSVAVVGGGGSANLSMSKDKLHSNYDSVQEQTGIFAGKGGFDITVGEHTQLDGAVIASTADKSKNSLDTGTLGFSDIENKADFKAEHQGGSLSTGGPVGSDLLSNLGGVVLSGLSNDGHAEGTTQSAIADGTITLRDQDKQQQNVEDLSRDTENANGSIGPIFDKEKEQNRLREAQLIGEIGGQAMDIARTQGKIIATNAANEKMKDVRPEDITAAKEQWEKANPGKVATAEDINNQIYQTAYNQAFNESGLGTGGSVQRAMQAATAAIQGLAGGNMAQALTGASAPYLAEVIKAGTGDNQAANAMAHAVLGAVTAYASGNNALAGAAGAATAELMAPVIIAAMGWDKNTLSEDQKQTVSALATLAAGLAGGLTGDSTADTVAGAQTGKNAVENNALREIIDQNVSGVSQAEKYQNAQKELVAAVEEFKAHNCAGISAEACSAKMQANSDELLKGFTGFGIDFVPIIGDIKSLAEAQSALDYLIATIGFIPGAGDIAGKAIKAAEAALKKGDLAEASRLINEGSQQVSSKAKDVQIWSETKKNDPVSNAYGHWDKHKQEFPELQNSKQYVEAAHDFVNNPPPGTLVKVRPNGETVYYNPATNTFAVKRTDNVPRTMFKPNPADHGYETNLDYFNAQ